TTCAGGATGGTATGTCCTCTGGAGGAGTAATGTAGGTTGGAAATGTTGAGGAGAGGAGTACTCATAATAGTTATGTAGCAACAGGTTCTTCTAAGATTTTGATACTTTGAACAGCCGAATCTTCCAGTGAGGGGGAATAGCTTCTTTGGGAGGGGGACGGGTTCTGTTCTTGGGTAGTATCTGTTCGTGGAATTTTAGTAAAAGAGCTTAGTAATTTTTTTGTGTAAGTGTGTGTGGGGTTAGAAAAAACTTTGTGTACGGATCCCATTTCAACTATTTTACCTGATTTCATGACAGCGACATGTTCACATAGTTCTGGCACAATTGATAGGTTATGTGTGATAAGGAGCAGAGAGGAGCGGTACTCTTTAGACAAGTCGTTGAGAATAGAAAGAACTTTCCACTGGGAAACAGAGTCTAGAGCTGTTGTAGGTTCATCAGCTATGATGAGATCTGGTTTACATGACAATGCTATGGCTATGACTACGCGTTGCCTCATACCGCCACTAAGTTCGAAAGGGTATAAGGATAGACAGCGTTTAGGGTTAGCAATTTTCACGTTTTCCAATAAACTTAGGGCTTTGTCTAGAGCTTCTTCTTTAGTCAAGTTTAAGTGGTACATCAGAGGTTCTATTAATTGATAGCCGACTTTTAATGAGGGTGTTAGAGCTCCTATAGCGTTTTGTGGAATATAGGAAATTCTTTTACCTCTTAGTTTTTGAACTTCTTTTTGAGATAGCGTTGATACATCAATATTATCGAATAAGACTTCTCCTGCATAAATTTTACATTTTTTAGGCAGGAAAGAGGCTATGGCTTTAGAGATCATAGTTTTCCCTGAACCGCTTTCTCCGACAAGAGCGAATCGATGCCCTGGATCAATGGAGAAGGAAATGTCTTCTACGATAGCGTGCTTCTCACCAGACAATAATTCGTGGTGGATGGATAGTTTATGTACTTTGAGGAGGGGATAAGAACTATTCAAAATACTCTTCCTTTTGCAGCATAAGTTTTGTTCCTTCTCCTATTAAATTGAAAATTATAGAAAGAGCAATGAGAAAAGTTGCTGGGATAAAGAAAAGCCATGGGTAGTAGTCTATTGCATTTAAACCATCTTTTACAAGAGTTCCCAAGCTTGCCCTTGGAGGTTGTATGCCCAGGCCGAGGAAGCTAATAAAAGCTTCAGTATAGATCGCCGAGGGGATGGTGAAGATCATTGTGGATAAAATTGGAGAGATTGTATTGGGAAGGAGATGGTGAAAGAGGATGTGGAAGACGCTGGCATTCATAGCTTTAGAGGCTAAAACGTATCCTTGATTGTTAAGGAGGAAAAATTGATTTCGAATGATTCTTGCCATAGGTATCCATCCTGTGGCCGCCATAGCTAAAATTACGGGGAAAAAACCTCTATTAAAAATTAAGAGAAATAAAATGACTACGAGAGTTTTAGGGATAGAATGCAAAATTTCTGTTAATCGCATGAGGAAGAAATCTACGCGTTTACCTCCTGCTAATGATAGTGTGGCCCATAGTAATCCGATTATCAAATCGATGACAGTAGCTGATAGGGCTACGGTCATCGATATCTTTACTCCTTGAGTAGTGCGCGCTAGCATGCACCGCCCTAGACCATCTGTTCCGAAGGGAAACTCTTTACATGGGTGGTTGAGAGCTTTTTCTAAGCATGTTTTATCATAATTGGGAAAAATTTTAGAAAATAGAATGGCGTAAGTAGTTAGTAGTATCAATAACATTACACCTGTTAGGAGCATTTTTTTCCCAGGGACCTTCTTTTTCCAAAAAATTAAGGAAGCTGTTTGAATAAAAGTCATTAGCAGTTTGCTCTCTCTTTGATAGATTCACGATCTATAATTGCATACTTTAAATCTAATGTCCCTAACGGGGAGGCATAAATATTTTTTATAGGTAAATTTACTGCGTAGAGGTATCCGTAGTGGTATAGGGGAATGACGGGGTAGTCTGCTATGATAAGCTCTTCCGCCTTTGTAATAAGTTGGCTGATGTTTTCATCTTTTGCTGAGTACAGGCTATTGAGAATGGTGTCGAAAGAATTATTTTTCCATTTGGATGCATGTCTAGGTGCAGCGTTTTTGTCGGGGTCTCCGAGTATTGAAAGAAATGCCAGTGGGTGCGAGTACTCGGCGATCCAACCTCCAGAGGCTATGGTGTAGGCTCCTTGCTTTCTTTTTTCAATGAAGTTATGGTACTCAACGCCTACGATTGGAACAAAGAAGTTCAAAACCTCTTTCCATTGCTGTTGAATTTCTTGAATTACGTAAGCAAAGATTTTGGATTCCATTGGATAAGTAATGGATAGGTCTTTTAAGTCTTTTTCAGATAGTTCTTTTTTAGCCAGTTCGAAATATTTTTTGGCGGTGGATTCACGTTCTTCCTGGGACATACCGACATAGGTGGATTCTATCTGGGATAGCAGAGGGGGAAGAAAGCTGTAGGCGGTAGAATTATATTCCCCGGCTAGAGATAATAGAGACTCTCTGTTAATAGCATAGGCTAAAGCTTTTCTAAGATTTAGGTTGTTGCTGGGAGATCTTTTAGTGTTGCAGATCAGTACTGCCGTACCCATTACGGGGAAAGAGTGTAATGAGTTTGGAGAAGCTTGCTCGAGTTGTTTCATGGGTTCTCTAGGGATGGGTACGCTCCACGGGCTGCCCTCCCAGTGTACTTCTCCTTGCTTAAACAGTTTATGAGTGGTGTAGGCGTCGGGGAAGACTTTGAAGCTAATTTTGTTTAGTTGTACATGATTAGCGTCCCAATAAAGGGGGTTTTTGGAGATTTCTATGAGATCTTGCATTCGATATTTTGAAATAACAAATGGACCATTAGAAATGAAAGCGCTGTCATTTTCTACGCAATTTTTTGTATAGGTATCTCTTTTAGATTTATGCACAGGGAAAAAGATGGGATGTGTGAGCATATGACAGAAGTGCGTGAGAGGTCTTTCTAGAATGATTTGTAGTATATTCGAGGACAAAGCTTTTACTCCTAGAGATTCTTTGGGTAAAAGTCCTTCGCGTATAGCCTTGCTATTTTTAATACCGAATAACAAAGAGGGGTTGGATGGAATGAGGTCTGAGCTATGGAGTTGGGTTAAAGATTCTTCAAAATCATAGGCGGTGACGGGGTCCCCATTGCTCCAAAGAGTGGGTTTAAGGGTGAAGGTGTAGGTTATGCCATCTTCTGAAACGTGGTAATGCTGAGTTATAGCTGGTTGAGGTCCGGCGGGATGCTCGCGGAATAGGCCTTCGTAAATATTTTTCATAAGAGAAAGATCTCTAGAGAGAGTCACTTGC
This is a stretch of genomic DNA from Chlamydiifrater phoenicopteri. It encodes these proteins:
- a CDS encoding ABC transporter ATP-binding protein; the protein is MNSSYPLLKVHKLSIHHELLSGEKHAIVEDISFSIDPGHRFALVGESGSGKTMISKAIASFLPKKCKIYAGEVLFDNIDVSTLSQKEVQKLRGKRISYIPQNAIGALTPSLKVGYQLIEPLMYHLNLTKEEALDKALSLLENVKIANPKRCLSLYPFELSGGMRQRVVIAIALSCKPDLIIADEPTTALDSVSQWKVLSILNDLSKEYRSSLLLITHNLSIVPELCEHVAVMKSGKIVEMGSVHKVFSNPTHTYTKKLLSSFTKIPRTDTTQEQNPSPSQRSYSPSLEDSAVQSIKILEEPVAT
- a CDS encoding ABC transporter permease, encoding MTFIQTASLIFWKKKVPGKKMLLTGVMLLILLTTYAILFSKIFPNYDKTCLEKALNHPCKEFPFGTDGLGRCMLARTTQGVKISMTVALSATVIDLIIGLLWATLSLAGGKRVDFFLMRLTEILHSIPKTLVVILFLLIFNRGFFPVILAMAATGWIPMARIIRNQFFLLNNQGYVLASKAMNASVFHILFHHLLPNTISPILSTMIFTIPSAIYTEAFISFLGLGIQPPRASLGTLVKDGLNAIDYYPWLFFIPATFLIALSIIFNLIGEGTKLMLQKEEYFE
- a CDS encoding peptide ABC transporter substrate-binding protein; this encodes MKVIINSSMIFRIFAKYSGSFTLLFLLLTLSGCHRNCEYQSMDNIVVSINNDPLSLDPRQVTLSRDLSLMKNIYEGLFREHPAGPQPAITQHYHVSEDGITYTFTLKPTLWSNGDPVTAYDFEESLTQLHSSDLIPSNPSLLFGIKNSKAIREGLLPKESLGVKALSSNILQIILERPLTHFCHMLTHPIFFPVHKSKRDTYTKNCVENDSAFISNGPFVISKYRMQDLIEISKNPLYWDANHVQLNKISFKVFPDAYTTHKLFKQGEVHWEGSPWSVPIPREPMKQLEQASPNSLHSFPVMGTAVLICNTKRSPSNNLNLRKALAYAINRESLLSLAGEYNSTAYSFLPPLLSQIESTYVGMSQEERESTAKKYFELAKKELSEKDLKDLSITYPMESKIFAYVIQEIQQQWKEVLNFFVPIVGVEYHNFIEKRKQGAYTIASGGWIAEYSHPLAFLSILGDPDKNAAPRHASKWKNNSFDTILNSLYSAKDENISQLITKAEELIIADYPVIPLYHYGYLYAVNLPIKNIYASPLGTLDLKYAIIDRESIKERANC